The DNA window GCCACCACCAGCCGCCAGGAAAGGTGAGCAGCCTTCCCAGGGCATGCCGCCGAGTGCTCGGAAAACTGGCGTGGGgtgaagagagaaggaaaggaaagagggaaaggagaaggggggaaaagggaggaaaaaaaagactgctagagaatgaaataaataaaaagttgtCAGCATGCTTACCTTGCATCCCTGCGACTTAGGCAGAAAACCTCGCCGATCTATTAAACTTATGTGAAGTAATACGGGTTGGAGCTGTCAGTGCCTATACTGGGGCTCCGTTGCAGACACATGCTCTGCGGCTTTTTTCCAATAGACCCCTCTATGCTTCTgatgaaatattaattcagcCTTATTTCACAACTTCTAAAGTAAAAACCTACATTGTTTTAATATAGGGACAGTGACAGTACTTGAACCCACAGAATCTGGTCAAATTACTAGTGGCAAATCcccaaaacagatttttttttagcagccTTCATTTTCCAGTTGCTCTGTCCTGCTTTAGAGCACCTGTCCGAGGGATGCTGCATGCTTTCCACTCACACTGCTGAGGTAGCAGGGTGTCTGCTGTGGCATCCCGTCTTTCCATGCACGCGAGCACTGAAACATCACTTTTATGGGCAGCCCTGAAAGCTTTCAtgattttttcttgtttcaccTTCACACAATGAAAACAAGAGTAGTTAAAGCCGCAGCATGACTGCTAGTCTATTGGGCTATAAATCTACCAGGGAGCAACTCCGTGGCCTTTTGTGTCACAAAGAACCTCCTATGCCTCTCAGTGCATTTTTGCTACTCACATGGGCAGTGTTGCAGCAGGTCACTATTCTGCTTTAAGCAAACCTTTATGCACCAGAGGCCTTTTCATTtgccagaggagagagagagatccCTACAACAGGGTGTTACTCAGTGGAAATGGGGTTCAAGCCCAGAACGCTGTACTTGTTCAGACGTTGAGGCAGGAATAtcaaaagcaaatctgaaagaCTACTGTAAGGACAAAGATGAGGCCTCAGATGTGTTCTCTGTTTCACACAATCCTGCCATCATTATTACCCCACATGCTAATGCAGAACAGGTAGGCAATTATTCCCGAGCTTGCTTCACATCACTTGTTCTTCCTGACCTCAGATTAAAACGTAACAGTGCCAGACTCCATAGAAAATATAGGGCAAAACCTCACAGACAGGCTCTCAAACAAAGGGTTGTGCTGGCTCTGGGGACAAAGTCTGGGGAGGGCACTGCAGGAGAGGTGCCATCTCGGAAGACTCATCGAGCCACGGGCTGTATCCTTCTGGGAGGGAAGGCGGACGAGAAGCTGCGCTTCTGCTGTGTGCATTCAGACAGGGAAATGAAGCTGCTCTCTGAGAGAGAGGCAACTCGCTCAGTCCAGGATTTGCCAAACTGTTCTCAGGGGTGGCGTCCTCAGGTTAGTCACCCGGGGAATCCTCTTTTTTAGGAAGAGCATCCTGAGGGAGCAGCTCCAGTTCTTTTCCTCACTGCATATTCATAAAGGCCATTGCAGCTGCACAACTGAATCATGGATTCTGGTAATAGGTGTTTCACCTGACTGCATGTGAAACAAGTGATAAGATGTCGGCTAAgctgcccacccaccccagaCGCCCAGACGTACCCACACGCTGCTGGGCGAAAGTCAGAGGCAGATGTTCTCCTGTATGTTTTCAGAATGACACTGCCCACGTGGACACCTGTGCTTGATACGGAAGGAAGCGAGATGTATTTTCACACGTGTATCAAGCCGGAGAAAAGGCCACTTGAATTTACATGGGGTTGTAACAGTACACAAATCACCACATGCCTGCATCGAGGTCTAGAAGAGAGATGCACGTCAAACGGCTGAAAACCTATCTAGAAACCATGTGTGCACTGCCTGGCTCTAGATCTCTCTGTCTAATATTTTACACTGAAGATTTATATGCTGCGCTGCCACCCAGAAAAGCCCACTTCACATATACTGCAGAAAGTGAGGagagggcaaagaaaaatatcGCTCTCATTCTGTGTGTCTTCCTCGTTGCCTAGATCCACtagttgtatttttgtttgcattctGAAATAGCAGAAAATTCGGGGGGACGGATGacaaaaagctaaataaatatttaatgtatcAGCACCTGTCACATAGTTTCTGTGCACCACCACTATCGATTTCCTGGTAGTTCTCCTTCCCTACCCAACTTcattaaagaataaaagtaaAGTAATAAGTCATTTCACACTCTGTCTGACCATTATACAATAATAGCAAGATTTCATGCAAGGGTACAACATTATGCCCATCTGCAATCACAGTCTCTTTGCAAAAATCTCAATTCACACTTCACATGCAGCTAACCTTGTTACCATTCCCTTCCTAAATCCATCAGTCTTGCAGCTGCACGTCTTCACAGCCCAACATCTTAAAATTCATCACTTTGACACCCTCGCATCCCTACAGGTCAAGCAAAAGAAGCCAACCAAGAATAATTAAGGGGTACCCCAGATGTTTAGTTTACTTCTAGCCAGCCTTTCCTGGAAGTGGGTACGGTTTTCTCTTTGTACACTAAAGATCCGTGTAAGGTGCTTGTTTTAAGAGGACGAGACCTCCAACAAATTTCAGAgctctccccctcctttttttttttttccaagtatagCTCTTTGTAGTTGGAATTTGAACAAGAAGCGTGATAATGAGTAGGTTGAGGGAAGGAGAGGTGTTATCTCATTAAGGTAATTACTAAGACATCCCCACCATTACCTCGGTTTGAAAATGTGGCAATTAAAGCGCCCTACATGGGCTCCCAGAGACAAGGGAACACGACAGCCTCGGACAACTTTTGCGTGCCCGGgccgggagggagggatggggggggggggggatgccGCCCGCCCCGCAGCACCGGTCCCGCGGGGCACGGCCCGGGGGAGAGACGGGGATCCGCCGCCACGGGGCCCGCGGCAGAGCGCGgctccccgccggggcgggcgcggcggtggcggggggagcCCCGGAGCGCCCCGCATCCATCGCTGGAGGGGCAAAGCGCCTCACCCGGGTTCCTTTGAAATCCGCTAATTTTGAGGACCGGCGTTTGCGCGTTTCCATTAATAGAAGCGGGTTGTGAAAAATAGGGCATATGAATATGGAAACGGTGTTTTAATGTGACGGGCGCTCCGCCGGACCCGCTCCCCGGCTGGAAATACGCAGGGATAGGCGCTGGCTtcggctgccccacggccccctCGACGGCGGGAGCAGCCCGAGGACAGAACGAGGTTCAGGGGCTTTTTCACCAAGCGGGGGtacgggggtcccgggggggggctccggccCCAACAGCCGTCCTCCGCCAGGGACCACGGGGGTCATTTCGATGCTGTCCCCGGAAGGGAGGAGGCGGCTTCTCCCGCGGGACGAGGGCGCAGGGCTGCCCTGGAGGGTCAGCTTTGCTGAGTCCCCCCCCTTTCCTGGCAAACGGGGCTCCACATGAAAGCGGCTACCGGGGAGAAAACCGGGTGGTGTCACCGGTGGGAGAAGTGGGCTTCGCAGCAGGAcggaatagaaaaaaaaaaaaacaaacgtgTAATTCCAACCTGAAACGGTTATTCGCCGCCCATCCCCGCCACCCCTGGGCTGGGGATATTTCTAACCTTATGAAGGGGTTTACCCTTTCCACAGGTGAGCTCAGCCTGGCGGCACCCACTCCACGCCCTGGGCTGGAGCCGAGTTATTCGCATGGGCTGCGATAAGGACTTAGGGCGGCTTACAGAGTGCATTCGCACAGAAGCGTCGTGCGAGATTTGGAGGAAGACAAACTctagaaagggagaaaataagaaaagttaaAAGCTCGCCCGCAGAAGAAACACTAAAAGCTGTAGGAGCGATGGGCAGCGCTAACACGGCGTTACAGGCGGGCTGTGTTGGTCCGTGTAAAAGCAACCCGGATAACCGGCGCGGCAGGGAGCTCCGCTCGGCGCTGCTCGCCGGTTCCCACCGAGCTGAGCCGGACCCGGTTGCCCGGCTGGGAGAGCGGGTTCAGCTCCCGGAGCCCGCAGCTACCACCCCGGCTCCAGGGCGAGCAGCCCCGGAGTGGCAAATGCTCATCCCCGtctcccagcccagccaagTCCCCCTTCCCACTTTCTGTTCTAACGATGGCCAAGCTAAACCCCCCGGGATGGGGGAGTAATTAAACACCATCCTGCTGCTGCATCCATCAAGAGAGCCGGGAGCAGCCTACCCGCAACTCTGCTGGGAGCCGGAGGCTGCAACGGGTCCTCAAAACCCACCTGAGCACAGCGGGAGTTCCCCGAAGGAGCCCCCCCCGTGGCGTGCCTACCCACAAAACTCACAGCCACGAACCAGCAGAAACAAACCAAAGGGGAACCGGGCAACAAAAAGTTCTCCCGCCGCGCCACCGCGGCCGCGCCGGTGTCAATCCGGAGCGGAGCAGTCCCGTCCCGCTTTCCGCCCCGCCGGCTGGACAAACCCCCGGGACAAAGCCCTGGGGTCGCAGCCCCCGCTCCGCGCCCTCCCGGAGGGCCGGGCCCAGAACAGGGGCTTCTCCCGGGCGGTGGGTGGCGGGGAGAGGAGCCAGGCGGTGCTCGGGCAGCGGGATCCTGACTCAGCCTTCCTCCGCCTTCATCACCGCCTGCCGGCAAGCGCCGGGGGAAGGAGACCGCCAGGTCCCCACCGACGGAAGGCTCTCCTTGCTGCCCGCCCAAGCCCGGCCGGGGGCAAGGCAGGGAGGTgccgcgggggtcccggggcgcCGGGTGCGGGGCGCCGGgtgcggggtgccggggcgggccggAGCTGTCCGTGGTGCTGAGGGcaggcggggccggggccgccccgctccgTGCGGGTCTTTGCCCTGGTGCGGAGAGCGGGCGGACACCGGCGGCTACCCGCATCCCCCCGCTTCCACTACCTCACGGTTTGTTTCCACGCTCAGCACATCGACAACCGGGTGTTTTCCGGCGGGTGCCAGTTCTTTCCCGCGGTTTAAGGCTAAGAGAACCCCTTCATCTGGCAACAGATGGGTTGGTTTGTTCACATCCACTTCCAGGGCCgagagcagctcctggcacGGGTTGGAGGGCGGGGAGGGACCGGGACTGCAGGAATTCACCAGCTCGGCACCAAGTCTGGAGGGGCACCGCGGCGAAAGTAGCTGtctgagggaggaaaaggggaCAAAACCCGAACGCCGCCGCTGGAAAGTCACGGCCATCAACGGTGCCAAACCACGAGTGGGTGCCCGGTCCTGCGGCGGGGAGGCGACCCCGCGCAGCCCGGCTCTTTGTCCTGCCGCAGCGCGCTGAAATGCGTGCCCGTGTgcgggggtttggggggggtgggtggggtggaaGGTGGGATTAAACACGCAACGGAGCCCTTTCCTGCAAGGGCTGCCCTGCCGGTCAGCCGGTCCCCGGGTGGGCTCCTTCCCGGTGCAAACGAAGAGCAGAACAAATGAAGGAAGGCTTACATTTCCAGCCCCGCTTCCCAAATGGGGAAAGGGAGCGATTCCTGCTCCAAACCTCCTCCCGCTCACACACATTTCCAGTTGGGTCTGGAAATACGTTTTAGGGGAGGTCACCGTtgctcgccccccccccccccctcctccggCAGACCCTGCTTTAGACACCGTCCGACACGGCAccgagcccccccagcccggccgcgctcccctctcctgcctgcaagCCCCTGCCCGCCGCGGCTCCCAAAGCACCGGGGCCCCCCGGCCCTGAACAGGCGGGGGCACCCCGCGGCCCCGGGCGGCCCCGCTAGGGAGGCGGGAGCTGGGGCCACTCATCTATTTTGCATTAACTTTCCTTCCTTATTCGCACTACTTTTCAGAGAGTTTGTGCAGTCAAAACTGAGCCCCGATTTAGCCAGCGAGAGAAACAACGAGTTAGGACCAGCTTTTCCAGATGGATCGCCTCCTTTCGGGAGAAAACCCTCCAAGATTCGTTGTTTAGACTCGGGAAAAGGCTCTAATCCAGCCCAAATTTCctacctccttccccagcccggATAAGATGCGTATCCCGGGAAAACCTCGGCAGGGGGGCGGCTCTGGCCACTCGGAGCCCCGCTCCCGGGTCGTTCCTACCGGGGGTAATTTGGGGGCCACGGCGGAGGCGCGGGGGAATAAATCAGCGACCGCCGCAAAAGGGGCAGAAAACGAGGTGGGCGTTCCCGACCCGCTCCCCTTTTGTTAGATCAAGGCAGAGGTCAATATGGTTTTGACGCGAATTTATTAGCAGAGAAATCAGCAAGCCGCTCGCTAATTAGCAAAGCCCAAATAAATGTGCCCggaggcttcttttttttttccccccctccttctaTCTCAAAAGAAAGGGAACCCACTAGCAAAAatagagaggaggaaaaaaaaaaaaagccaaaccctcAGAGGAGAAGATAATATTGGGCTTTATGAATGTTTTATAGGTAATTGCTGTATAACTTTTTAATTTCGCAAGGGGGGTGTTCACCTCCGACGGCCGGGGCCACAGCCGTCCCCGGAGCCCGGTGGAGGGtcacagcccccagccccgacCCACGCCCCACCCTCTGCCCCTACGGGacccgggccgggccggggagAAGAGGCGCTCAGATGGAAGCTGCCTGCCGGGGAACGGCGGAGGGAGCAGCAACAGAGATCAAAGGCCAGCCGGGTTCGGGGGCTCCCCGTCCGCCGGgacccccctgccctccctcgcCACTTCCCCTTCGTTACTCACCCCGCCCGCCGGCGCTCGCTGCCTGTCCCAGCTCGGTGCGGACAcagctgcggggccggggccggggccgcgtCCCCcagcccggcacggccccgtcccgcccgcccccggggaCCAGAccgggccgccccccgcgccgcagCCTCTCCCCGCCGCCTTCCCGGGAAACCCGCCGCCGCCCTGCCCAGGTGCTCCAAATAACGGCGAGGGGCACGACACCTGCGCCGGCATTGGCGTTCcggttttggcttttttttttccctttaaaaatacagataggGAAAAATAGCGCCGGTTATGAAACAACGagcctgaaattaaaaatatttttaaaaaataaagtggcaTTTGCCTTTACTACTCCGAATTTCTTGCGTTCTCGTCACGGGGAAAATTATCTACCTTGAATTTCcacatttgttaaaaaaagataaagtttatttctctttttttttgtttgttttttttccctgtaatttTTCAGTCACAAAAAATTCTATATTTTGTCATCtaagcatttattttactgaatccaaaaagacatgaaaagggagaggggagaatCACGTTCGTTCGTTTTAAACTAACGTATAgaagtgaatttttttcctttttttttttttttttttggacgACATATAATAAATATGATATAGCACTCAGCACTCGTCTGTACAATTCTGTTCGCATTAGGGAGCATGCCACttttcaataagaaaaaaaaaaagaaaaaaagaaaaaaggtcatGAGAAAAATCAGTGCAAAGTTCTCCGTTCCCCCGGTCTTCTCCGCCGGGCGGGGGTCGAGGTGCTCTCATTCCCTCCGTCCTCCGCAGCCGTTAGTCTCTCCGGCGGGCTCgggctccctctccctctcctcctcctcctccccctccgtCCCTCTCTCTCTCCGAGCTCCAAGTCCTGCCTCGCAGGAGCCGAGGTCGGCGGGTCGCCCCGCGGCTCTGCCCGCCTTCCCCCGCGTGTGGTCGTTTCACTTACGGGCTCGGCTCTGGGTTCACGGTTCAAGAGTCCCTGCTCTGACTGATCGCCTCCCTCGGTGGCCGGTGGCTGCCTGCAGAAGCTCCTGCCCCTCGGCTTCCCCTCGCTTTTCCTCCTCTGCGGTGCTGGGGCTTGTTTGGGGacggggaggggaagggctcGTTGCGGGGACCGCGGTGCCGTTTCAccgggggtgcggggtgccGGGCATGGGGTTGGCCAGTGGGTTGAGGGCCGGTTGCCCGCCGGGCCCCAGCCCGTGGATCAGCACCCGCGGCACCAGCGGCCGCTGGAGCTGGGGGTGCGGAGCGGGGGGAGTCCGGTACATGCTGCTGTACATGGCCgcggccgccgcggccgccgtcGTGCTGTCCATGCTGCCCAGCAGGCTGGGGTGGTAGAAATAGGGCGAGGGGAACATCCTCTGCAGGGCCGAGTAGTTCCCGGCCTCGGCCAGCAGCTCCAGGCCCACCGCCGTCTGTCGCTTCCACTTCGTcctgccggggtggggggtgggaaacAAGAGGCGGCTGCAGGGCGGGAGCCGCGACGGGGCACCCGGCCCGGTTCCGCGGGCGgagagccccctcccctccccggcacCGGCCCGCACACGGCgcgacccccccgcccccggccgccccccgcaccccccccgaCACACGCACACGGCGACTCCGGCCAAATTAATAACCACGACACACGGGTAGATCGCAGCGCGCTGACATTAATGGTTTGCGACAGAATTAGGGTGGCTGCAGCCGTATGTAATGAGACAGAAAATTACGGCAGCGGTGACAGGGACcggacaccccacccccagccccgcagcccgccgCCGGGGAGGGCGCGGGGCAGCCGCCGGCCTCTCCCCGCATGGCCCCGGGCTCCCGCGGGAATCCCGCCCCGCCGGAGCCCGCCTTACCTCCGGTTCTGGTACCAGGTTTTCACCTGCGTGTCGGTGAGGTTGAGGGCGGCGGCCAGGTCCATGCGGTCCTGGACGCTCAGGTACTTCTGCCGCTCGAAGCTGCGCTCCAGCTGGTTGAGCTGGTGGTCGGAGAAGGCGGTCCGCGCCTTCCGCGGCTTCTTGGCCCGCACCGGGGGGCTGTCCCGGCTGCTGCTGATCTCCCGGTCACCCTCCTCCTTTGTCCCTGCGAGCGAACCGGGGTACGGTGAGAACCGGCGGGGACACCGGCTCCGACACCGATCCGCCCCGCCGCCGTTATCGGGTCCCGCCGCCCCCTTTCCGGGGGCTCCTCCGGGGCATGGAGGGGGGAAACGATGAAAtccggcgggggagggggggccggCGAGCCCGTCCGATGGACGGCGGGATTCCCACTCTCCGCTTGCCAACTACATGGCTTTCGTTATTTTTCTCGCCCCTTTCCCCCCGGCCCCGAAATACCGGGCAATCGATCCATCAATCCGGCTCCTCTCGGGCCCGGGTTTGTGGCGCTCCTTGATCTTCCCCGCAGGAAGAACAATAATCTCCCTAATTGACCCACTGGGGAGGCTGGTGCACGCAAAAAATGGCCAGACCAGACTGTACATCTGGTTCGGGTACTCTTATGCTAATGTTAAAAGAGCAAAACGAACGGCACAGccgggttaaaaaaaaaaaaaaaacaaaccacacacagcctggttaagaaaaaaaatcttaatggGGCAAAAAATTAGAGAAATGTGTCCCGTCGCCTCCCGGCCGAGGCGGGCGGGCTGCGGGAGAGGGCAGCTCCGCGGCACCGCGGGGAGAacagcccctctccccgcctCGCCTCTGCCggcttttctccttcttttccccaCGCACACATCGCTATTTTCATTTACTAACCCCGCACGGCGGAGGCTTCCCCATCAGCACGAAATCcgtaattaaaataataataataataataataataataatacgGAGAAATAAACCTCCCTATCCCAGCGCGGGGAAAACCCGGGTCTTTTGCGAAACGCACAAAGCCCTCCAACCTTCCGCTGCCTGTCGCGGGCCGGCtgcttttttattctcttatttttaattaaaagttgttggggttttgggtttggtggggttttttttttcgtttgtttGGTATTGGCTGTTGAggaagtgggatttttttgttttccttatttttattttagagcaaaaatgaaaaggctGAAGGCAGTAAGTGCAGCTGAGCCGCCGGTTGTTAGAAAGCCGGAGAAGCATTTATACGCATTTgcgttaaaaataaattctcttttcCAACGCGAACCCACCGCTCCGGCTTTTGCCTTAAAAACGTGgaagttaaattttaaaataattaaataaacaaataagaaGAGGAAAGGCcgacagagaaggaaaaaggagggatTTCATTTCCCACCGATCGCAGACCGCGCTGCGAGCATCACCGGCCGgcccggcggagcggggcgctCCTCCCGcacatttcccccccccaccccccctttttcttttcctttttcgtTTCACCGATGCGGCCCCGGTTCTAACGGCGGCCGAGGCgatgcggggccgggccgggccgtaCTCACCGTGGCATTTGATGTCGCCTTGCGTGTCGTCGCGTTTATCGAGCTTGGCTTTGCCGTCGTCCTGCTCGAGTTTGGGCCTGAAGCTCTCCGGGGCCGCGCTACCCTCCTGCTTGGGGGTGTGATGGGGAGAGGGGACGCTGGTACTGTAAGGTGCGCACGCCGCCAGCGGTTTGCTGTCCCCCAAAATGtccttaattaaaaaagaagaggtgGAAGTCCTGGCGCCGGAGCTGGCCGAGCCCAgctggggcggcggcggcggctgcgggggcGACGGCTGCAAactcggcggcggcggcggggggtgcGGGCCGAGGTGGAGGtggtgcggcggcggcggcgggaggctcTCCGCCACCCCCAGGTGCGGCTCGGGGTGCTCCATGCTCACCGAGATGGGCGACGAGGGTGCCGTCCCCACCGTGTCGATCTCCGAACAGGGGGACGGCGTGGCCTGGCTCCTAAAATCCGCCGGCCGGCCGTCACCGTGGGGGCGAAAGTCTCCGTTCATGACTCCGGGGCTGCCGGTGCTGCCGCCCGACAGGATCGTGTCTATCCCGAAGCTGGACCCGCTCGGTCCCTCCATGGCGGACCGCTAGCGCCGCGCCCGCATCCCCGGGGGCGACCGCGGGGGTAGCAccgggggagggagagggagggagaggaagaggagtggGGGGGATGCGAGTTACCCCTACCCCCGCACACCGGCGGCGCGGGCGGCACTAGCGCGGAGCCCCCGCCGAGCACCGCATCGCCGCCGGGCCGTTCGCGCCTCTACCCAACTTTGTTGCGGGAAGTtgcgggcgcggagcggggcggaCACCGGCCACTGCGGCGCGCCTGTCCGTGCCCACCGAGCTCCTCTCGGCGTCGGCGACTCCCCCCGTGACGTCACGGCCGCCGCGTCGTCCCGCGCCCCGTCGTTTATTATAAACCCGGGTTTttgccgccgccgctgcccgcccccATTGGCGGAAGGGCGAGCGGGGGCTGACGCAACGCGGGTGGCAGCCAatcagcggcggcggcggcggggacagggggcgggagggggggtgCACGCCagcgccccctcccctcccgccccctgtccccgccgccgccgccccgtcGGTCCCCCGTTCCCCGACCGATGGATCGGATCCCCGGGAGGGCTTATCCCGGTGTTCCCGGGACGGTTCCCAGGTTGAACGTCAGAATAATGGGAAGTGCCAGTGACAAGACGTCGTATTAATCCTGATGAAGTGACGCGTCAACCTAATTAGCAGAGTAATTTACAAAGGTGGTAATGGGCGATTTAGAATTCTCCGAGTTATAGCTGAGGACGAATTACCATTTCCCATGAAAGCCCACCCCGACgcctcccctcccggcctccaGCAGCACCCGGGACCCGGCGAGCCCCAAAacccgcagccccagccccaaacTGGGGGCACAGAGAAATGGGGCGCGGGGCAGGATGGGCTTAAGggggatatttttattttcgGGTGATGATATTCAGCGACGTGCTGTTCATCACCTAGAAGTGATGCGGCAGGTGCGGGGCCGCTGGCACCCCCGCCCCGCATACAACGGCTCCCCCCGCTGATGGGTAGCCCGTGGCCGGCCCGGGGCGACAATCCCGAGTGAGGACAATCCGTGGGTCCCGTTTTACCCCGTGCCCCGTCCCGCCTGTGCCCAACCGGGACTCCCCCGCCCGACCGTGCGCAAGAGGATGCGCGGGTGCGGTGGCTGCGCGGGTGCGTCCCCGCTCCCGTTTCCCACGGCGGTGGGTTTCCTGGGGAAAGCGTCCCGCCGGGAGCTGCGGAGGGGAGCGGacgggggccgcggggggccgCGGAGAGCCGGTAACTCGTTGCGGGCGGTTCGGTCCGACGTGAGATGAGGATCCGCGCCCCGAGAGGAGAGGTGCCGATGCGGACGGTGCCGCAGCCTTCGGCTCCGTTTCCGACGGCTTGGGGCCGGCCTTCCCTCGTAGGGAGGGGAGCCGACGAGCTGCTGCGTCCCCGCTGCCAAAAATCCAGGCTTTCCGTGGGATTCACCCCTTACCGGTATCACGGCAGAAGCGCACCGGGACGGGTCCCGGCCCCACTCCCGCACTTGGTAAGAAGTTTTTTTTCGACGGCGGGAAACCTTGCCCGCGGGCATCCCGCTGCTACCGAGCCTGCCCTCCGCCTCCCGCTCCTCCCCGgcagccccgctccgccgccccgcggggcgTACCGTTTGCCCCGGGGCTTTAGGCGCCGGTGCCGAGGCCGGGGGCCGGTGAGGGAGCGCAGGCGGTGAGCCCGGCGGAGGTGCAGGGCCGCCCGTGTCCGCtgggcggcggtggcggccgcCCCCGTTGTCCCGGACGGGCGCCCGGTGCGGGAGGCGGCGCGGGAGCCGCCGGCCCGGCGGGAGAAAGGGGGTGGCGGCACGGCTGGGAGACCCCCTGCCAGCGCCGGGGGCTTGAaggagcaaggggaggaaaaggggacagaagaaaaaacGGGGAGAAACAGAGGA is part of the Phalacrocorax carbo chromosome 6, bPhaCar2.1, whole genome shotgun sequence genome and encodes:
- the BARHL2 gene encoding barH-like 2 homeobox protein; its protein translation is MEGPSGSSFGIDTILSGGSTGSPGVMNGDFRPHGDGRPADFRSQATPSPCSEIDTVGTAPSSPISVSMEHPEPHLGVAESLPPPPPHHLHLGPHPPPPPPSLQPSPPQPPPPPQLGSASSGARTSTSSFLIKDILGDSKPLAACAPYSTSVPSPHHTPKQEGSAAPESFRPKLEQDDGKAKLDKRDDTQGDIKCHGTKEEGDREISSSRDSPPVRAKKPRKARTAFSDHQLNQLERSFERQKYLSVQDRMDLAAALNLTDTQVKTWYQNRRTKWKRQTAVGLELLAEAGNYSALQRMFPSPYFYHPSLLGSMDSTTAAAAAAAMYSSMYRTPPAPHPQLQRPLVPRVLIHGLGPGGQPALNPLANPMPGTPHPR